In a genomic window of Aeromonas veronii:
- a CDS encoding amino acid ABC transporter permease, with the protein MMEFDLEYTLGLFPILLKYLGTTMEMALWGFVLALVLSLALAIVRVFRVPAIHWLAMLYISFFRGTPLLVQLFLLYYGLPQLFPIFVGMDAFTAAIVGLTLHFAAYMAESIRAAILGIHKSQMEAALSIGMSRYQAMQRIILPQAARIATPSLMNYFIDMIKSTSLAFTLGVAEIMGKAQMEASSSFKFFESFMAVALVYWVVVIFFTRLQHLLEIRLNRAY; encoded by the coding sequence ATGATGGAATTTGACCTCGAATACACGCTGGGGCTGTTTCCCATCCTGCTCAAATATCTGGGCACCACGATGGAGATGGCCCTGTGGGGATTCGTGCTGGCACTCGTACTCTCGCTGGCCCTGGCGATAGTACGGGTGTTTCGCGTCCCCGCGATTCACTGGCTGGCGATGCTCTATATCTCGTTCTTTCGGGGTACACCGCTGCTCGTTCAGCTATTCCTGCTTTACTACGGACTGCCGCAGCTATTCCCGATCTTCGTGGGGATGGATGCCTTTACCGCCGCCATCGTCGGCCTGACCCTGCACTTCGCCGCCTACATGGCCGAGTCGATCCGCGCAGCCATCCTCGGCATTCACAAAAGCCAGATGGAAGCGGCGCTCAGTATCGGCATGAGTCGTTATCAGGCGATGCAGCGGATCATCCTGCCGCAGGCAGCACGTATCGCCACCCCGTCGCTGATGAACTACTTCATCGACATGATCAAGAGCACCTCGCTGGCCTTCACCCTGGGGGTGGCCGAGATCATGGGCAAGGCGCAGATGGAAGCCTCCTCCTCATTCAAGTTCTTCGAGAGCTTCATGGCGGTTGCGCTGGTCTACTGGGTGGTGGTGATCTTCTTTACCCGCTTGCAGCACCTGCTGGAAATTCGTCTCAACCGTGCCTATTAG